From the Candidatus Atribacteria bacterium genome, the window AAGATAGGAAGCCTAACTACTATTTCTATAATCATTCTAACCGGGATAATCGGAACCTTCCTGGTAAAAAATCAAGGATTTATGATTTTAAGAAAGATCCAGGATGATTTAAATGGAGGAATCTTACCAGGAGATAGTTTAATTCAGGGAGCAATCATCCTGGCCGGAGGGATATTGCTACTTACCCCCGGCTTTATCACGGATATATTGGGTTTTGTTTTTTTAATACCGGTCAGTAGAAATATTCTGAAAAAATATTTATTACATTGGCTAAAAGGAAAGATAAAAGAAGGTAACTTTTATTATGAAGGTCATTAAAACACTTATTTATAAATAATTAAAAGAAAGCACGAAAAGGAATGATATTATTGATTGTAGGCTGTGGAATAGATTTAGTTAAAATAGAAAGAATAGAAAAGATAATTAAAAAATGGGGCAATAATTTTATTGATAGGATATTTACCTCTTGGGAGAAAGAATATTGTGAAAAAAAGGAGAGCGGAAAATTTCAATCTTATGCTGGGAAATTTGCTGCGAAAGAGGCACTATTAAAGGCATTGGCTTTAGGATTAAGGAAAGTAAGTTGGAAAGAGATTGAAATAAAAAACGATCAACTCGGGCAACCTATCATTAAAACATCCGGAAAATTAAAAAATATTGCTTCCCAAAAAGG encodes:
- the acpS gene encoding holo-[acyl-carrier-protein] synthase, which produces MIVGCGIDLVKIERIEKIIKKWGNNFIDRIFTSWEKEYCEKKESGKFQSYAGKFAAKEALLKALALGLRKVSWKEIEIKNDQLGQPIIKTSGKLKNIASQKGVCKYFISISHSREYAVAQVVLEGILDK
- the fxsA gene encoding membrane protein FxsA, yielding MFFTKLLILFVIVPVTELYILIEVGKKIGSLTTISIIILTGIIGTFLVKNQGFMILRKIQDDLNGGILPGDSLIQGAIILAGGILLLTPGFITDILGFVFLIPVSRNILKKYLLHWLKGKIKEGNFYYEGH